The genomic segment attctgAACTGATAACATCCAAactctaatcttattttgctaaaattgtctcaattcacaattttaaaaacaaatttgaacaattataattattaatctataaattaattatactataaaataataattattaatttatagataaattaatatcactataaattaataaaatgtcatgatcccaacattattaatttataaaaaatttactgcACATAGATCCCAATGTACTACtagtagatttttaaaacacatgaaaaagttatttacaGCAAATTAACAAGAATATCATTACAAATAAATCAGGACCTAAACGAGGATGCTAAGGGACGGCCTTGTAAGATGCAAAAACATCTCTAGGTACAGCCAAATGaaaattcaaccaaaataaGATAAGAATATAGGAAACTGCAATGTTACCCAATTCATTAACCTCGCAATAACATTGATCATCAAATTCTATGTTGACTTTTTAACAAACTAGATAATGTCCCACGCGTCGTGTGAGTTTGaaattgataaaacaaaatataattatatacttttaaagaAGTTTAGTAACTTAttgaataaattgattattCATAGTTTCTATTACATAAATATTCtgttaaataagtatttttcaaaaattgtacaaaaattattaaaaaaatcccttaattattattttatagctATTTTAATTCCTTCAATAGTTTTTCTACTGTCcaaaaatgcaagaaaacttacctattatttattatattatttagattcattattaaaataaatattattcgagatgattaatcgaaaacTAAAGACGCTTTTCCGAGATGATTGATGAAGTCATATAAAATCTTATggaaaatgatttaattatacTAATATAAATGAGATCAAAAACTAActtatatagatataattacaatttataataatttggttttaataaattaatataaacatatatatatatatatgttaattgactatatattgataaatgatagtATATGagtagaataatattaataagtgaaTAGAATTTAGTGGCGGATTATGTAATGGTTCTTGAATTTTGACATAACACTTAAAAGGTCCCATTTAATTTGCCGTATAATTATAACAGTAACAAAGTTTAATACGTTGCCGTATAATTGTGAACGATCAAATCCAGTAGCAATAATTCTAAATGCCGAGCACTCTCCAACCATTAATgattatattaaattagaacAGTTGAAATTTAGCCACTGATTGCTTttgctgccaaaaaaaaaaaaatcatcgatCTTTTAAATGTATCATGCCATAGAAATAGATCAGTTAGGTTCattataaaacaacattttcagTTAATCAGTTTAATCTATggtaaaaaaaagtatcaagaagacaagaatcCGTTAGGTCTCTCTCCAACATCAATATATAtgctaagatttttttttaagaaatcctTTGCAACTTTTACAAATAGAAAAATCCTATATAGTGAATCTCTCGGATAAATAAAGTTTGATATGGTAATAAATACTAAGATAAAGCTATATAATATCTCTAATAATGTATTTCGAAAAACATCAACGTTTGATAGAGTAACGGttataagaaaagaagagagcttTGCTGATaggacaaaaagaaagaaagaaacggcGACGAGGTGCCCCGACAAGTTGGTGGAGGAAGTGGGACACACGTGTGATCATATCACTCTCTATCTCTTGTGTCTATCCTCATAGGATACAATTATACAAATAGATCGAGTACGAATAGCATCAAGCAACCAAGGGAGGTTTGGTTTGATGTTGTCCCATTCAGTTGTTCGGACAAGAATACTACTAACATATGTTGCATTCGCTACAAGCGCGAATACAAACATAAGTGGACTCAAACCATAATATTAAATAGATCACAATAACAGTTAATTATACTTAATATGTGGTTGTTGGTTGCCTTGTagttctagtttttttttacctcaacGCTTCCTCTTTTGATATAGTTGTAGAGACATGTCCCGGCCGGGTAAAAATCAGATGAGTATCCAATGTCATCAACAACAAgcaaagaaaattttaaaaacatgaacAAAGATTTGCTAAAGATGGCTTACGTTGAGCCAAATCTGAGGGATGTCCTAAAGCTATGTTCTACTATTCTTTCCTGCACGGAGACGACAATGTTTTGAAGTCACTTTCTCGCATTTTCACTCATACattagaaaacaacaaaatgcTATTATATGTCACGCACATTAAGAAGCCGTCTGCTCGAAGCATTTGCGTACTTTTCAAGCTAAGCTTTTGGCCTGAAGCGGAAGACTAGCCGATGCAGCCAAAAACGTTCCGAAACCTGCCTGAGAACAAGAAGTCCAGAATATGGGTCAATATTTGTTCTTTCAATCAACCCTTACTAAGTGATTTTTTTAGTTCGCCAAGTAAGAAGAACCACAAACCGGTCTAGGAATTGCCCTTGGTTGAGTAATGATTTTATTAGCTGTTATGACAGGACACGTAGATTCTCTAGTAGATATTAAGATGGGTCGGTAAGGGGATTCTCCAGTAGCACATGAGACACGGTCCAGTAGTAGTTTCGAAATATATTAGAGTGTGGATGAAGAAATCGTCATTACGTAAAATAGGTGAGTGAAACTTGTCTTTATAAACCATGCTACTTAACATCCATTACATGAGATCATcaccaacagcaacaaaacacaaaatttgacaagcCGTCAAGTGCTTACATGATCCATGTTTACTCCGatagaaagttaaaaaaaaaaaagagcttcaATTGTGATGAGCCTGATAATACAAGACAGGCAAAAGCAGAGTTCCATCCATATAGTCTTCTCaatcttctctcttcctttcaaACTTGACTCTTACGACGCTGTCTCAGTCTTCCACCGATACTGTTTGGGTTAGGTTCAACAGCAAGTTTCCTCTTGCTTATGTTTTCTCGGTTCCCTTTGCATTGAGCCTCAATGTCGATCACAGGAGTTCCTGGGTCCATCTCGTTCACATCCAATGCCTTGACACCGACTAGCACTTGAACATCATTCACTGAAGTTTGATTGTCCCCAGAAGACAAGAAGCCCAATGACTTTCTAGCTGAATCCGGATTCTTGTTTATGCCATCCTCATCATTATCAACGTCTTGAATCCCATCAGTAATCGTCAGAAGGAGATGGTCTTCTTCCGCAGATGACTTTGCTTCTTTGAAAGAAAGCGATCTCTTTGCAGAAGCTTGATTATCTTCAGCGGCATCAGTTTCATCATCCTCACTTGTTTCCGACTGCTTGTTGGTTTGAATCAGATAATGTGCAACAGACTTGTACCCGAGTTTAAGTATCTGACAACAAAAAGAAGTCATGGGAAAAGCCATTAAGTTTTGAATCTATCCaaggaatcaaaatcaaaagttgtACTCAATCAAAAATTGCTACCTTCCTGTAAGCTGCACCAGTTGGGAGCCACCCTTTTCGTGTACGACAGAAACTGCAGTTGCAGATCCCACGACAAACTGGACAAATCCAATTCACGTTTTCCAGAGCTTCAAGAACATGTTCTCCATATCTattcaaccaccaaaaacagaaacttcAAACATTCAGGACCAATCCTCGTTTTACTGAACAAAGCACGATACTCAATTGCTAACTAAATTCTCAACAAAAAACAGACAAGGTTGGTGCCATTGAAGGCTACTGTACCTCATGTATAAACAATCTCCACAGAATTGACCTCGGACTGATGGAATACATTCGCTGCATTTGGTATGATAACCGAGGGTCTTCTGCCTGTATAACCATTAAGCACAATTGCCTCAATTCTAACAGAATCAAGCTACATTTTTTCCAGAGTTAAAAAAAGCCAATTGCACAAACCTGCACTGGTGGCAAGTCTTTCCTCTAACAGGATCATAAATGCGTTTCCCATCTTTGTCATAACCATCGACAAAAAGCTCCCAAATTCGTTCAGTGTTACCTAGCAGTTTCTCATGTTCGTCAGTGTAGATCTCTGGCCTTACCCCTTCTCCTACCCACATAACAATCTCATCTTTAGATCTTTTACCCCTCTTCTTTTCAGGTTCCTCAGCATAGGTAACTGGCGCAGCATTCTTCAATCTGTGAAGACCACAACAATATAAAGGGGAtaaaaatccctaatttctactttaaaatccctaatttctacttaaaaaccctaattggaAGATTGAAGCAATGTgaacaaaaaagtaaaagcCAGAGAAGTCAGAGATTGTTACCTTGAGGATCGTCTGGTGGAGGCTGAAAgctgaagaggaggaggaggagtgtcAGTGTCTCGGGGAGATTTACAACCGTAACGCCTTTTAACGGGTCGGGTATCGGATTTGAGTTTGAGGGAGAGATCTACGATTCCGAGACTCTTCATCCTCTGAAGATTCTCCTTGATCCTGTCTTCTCTGCATTTCTCGTAGATGGAGGAGACGTTTTGGTTTCCTCCTCCGACGGTTGGATTAGGGTTTGTGGTGGGAATCGAAGGTTTAGCTCTCGTTCGCAACGTAGGCATTGCGTGATCTGAATTTGAACTGATTTGGGTTTCAaagttctcttctttctctcgctctctctgAATCTCTTTGGATCTCTAgataagaataagaataagaagaagaagaagaaatggtttTCCCAAggtgagatttttattttttatttactttagtGAAGTGACTGACTGGCTGAAGAGGAACAGAGCAACGGTCGGGTTTATTTActcttttcaaattcaaaactttttttttattttatttttactttttactacTTATTTTAGGTAATTGCTGAAGAAAAATTGGAAATTTCGTCTAtcagataaaaagaaaatgggaagtcatatatatcatacagCTGTGTAATAGAATTTGGAATATGGTAATTAATTAcccataaatattttttaattattactaatatcattattatttttaaccaTGTAAATGGGATTTTTTCATAGTTATCTTATGAATATGTATTTTGGGATTTTTCATAATTGATTAtgatgtaaaaattaaaaagtgatAATTGATTATGATGTATAtgtattttgggatttttgggATTTTTCATAATTGATTATGATGTATacccttttcaaaaaaaataagtaaaattaataactttttacaCAAGATGATTATTGATTAGCAAGAGGTGTTATTTGGGGTCTTTGGGCTTAAAAAGTGATAAGTTTTCTAAATAAATGGGCCTGTTAGAAACCTATAACGGCCCATAGATGATCAAATCCAAATTTGTGTAAAGCCgccattcttttttctttgtttccacaGGTTTCGCTTATATATACCGATCGTTGCTTCTTTCTTTCGcattctcttcttttgattGAGTCGAAGCTTAACCGATCGTAATAACCATGGCTACAGCTTCAGGTACACCACGAttccttctatttttttgttctacaaACCTAGTTCTCGATTTGGCTGTTAATAGTTAATACACGTTGGTGATCAAGAATCTCGATTCTATGAGCAAGTTAAGGTTTTATCAGcaagttagggttttgattttactGCTCTGGTTTTGATTAGATCCAATTTTGTGAATACTCGGTCTCAATTAAACTCATAATGGTGTTTTTCGTGGTTTTCGTCGATGTTTACAAGTTCCTTCGTTGTTTCTTTGCAGTAGTATTAGGGTTTTGTTATTGTTCTGTACTTAATTgcatttttttcagtttttgaatGTTTGCTAATGTATATGTTTCTATGGGTTCTGCAGTTGCTTTTAAGTCTAGGGAAGATCATAGGAAGCAAATAGAATTAGAGGAAGCTCGTAAAGCCGGGCTTGCTCCCGCTGAGGTAGACGAGGATGGAAAAGAAATCAACCCTCACATTCCTCAGTATATGTCATCTGCTCCATGGTATCTCAAGTCTGAAAAACCCGTAAGTTCAGATTCTTCCATGTTTCTTTCATCACTTGCTTTCTCTCTGCATTGTCTCATCGTGTTGTTGTGTTAGAACACGCATACtgaaatactctgttttttttctctgttgtgGTTACAGAGTTTGAAGCATCAAAAGAATTGGAAAGTTGATTCCGTCGGTAACAAAAAGATATGGTATGATAGAGGTGCAAAGATCCACCAAGCAGAGAAATACCGTAAGGGAGCGTGTCAAAACTGTGGTGCAATGACGCACGATGTAAAAGCATGTATGGATAGACCTCGTAAGATTGGAGCAAAATACACAAACATGCACATTGCACCTGATGAGAAGATCGAGAGCTTTGAATTGGACTACGATGGGAAGAGGGACCGGTGGAATGGTTATGATCCTTCATCTTACCGTCATGTGGTGGCTAGTTATGAAGCAAAAGATGAGGCACGAAAGAAGTACCTCAAGGAGCAGAAACTTAAGAAACTAGAggaaaagattaataaaaacgGTTGTGATGGTGATGCAACCAGTGAtggggaggaagaagatgacgagTTAAGAGTCGATGAAGCCAAGGTTGATGAGAGCAAGCAGACGGATTTCGCAAAGGTTGAGAAACGTGTTCGTACAACTGGTGGTGGTAGCACAGGAACTGTTAGGAATCTGCGTATCAGAGAAGACCCTGCAAAATACCTACTCAACCTTGATCTCAACTCAGCTCATTATGACCCTAAGACTCGATCTATGCGTGAAGATCCACTTCCAGATGCTGATCCAAATGATAAGTTCTATCTGGTTAGTTGCTACTGATCAGTCGTGAATCTTGTATAGTTGTGCCTTATACATactttgatgaaatatttggaATACCAACTaacttttttgtcttttcttatcATGTATCCAGGGAGATAATCACTATAGAAACAGTGGCCAAGCTCTAGATTTCAAACAGCTAAACGTTCATTCATGGGAAGCATTTGACAAGGGACAGGACATGAATATGCAAGCGGCTCCATCCCAAGCTGAATTGCTCTACAGGAACTTTAAGGCTGGAAAGGACAAACTCAAGTCTCAGACAAAGCAAACAATCATGGAAAAGTATGGGGATGCAGCTACAAGAGATGAAATTCCTATGGAGCTTTTGCTTGGCCAAACCGAAAAACAAGTTGAGTATGACAGAGCAGGGAGGGTTATAAAGGGACAAGAGGTGGTAGTAATTCCGAAAAGTAAAtatgaagaagatgttctaaCTAACAATCACACAAGTGTTTGGGGTTCTTGGTGGAAAGATCACCAATGGGGATACAAGTGTTGCCAGCAAACCATTCGCAACAGCTACTGCACAGGTTCTGCTGGAATCGAAGCTGCAGAAGCGTCCCTTGATCTGATGAAGGCTAACATTGCTCGCAAAGAAGCTTCTGAAGGTTTGTGTTGTTGACTTTTGCATTAGTTCTTATAGCTAGTCTCTTATTTGTTATcgttacattttgttttgtaacgACACTgacatttttggttttgtattttggtGATCAGAGAGCCCAAAGAAggttgaagaaaaaagaatggcCTCATGGGGAACCGATACTCCTGAAGATTTGGAATTAAACGAGGAGGCACTAGCTAATGCTCTTAGAAAGGTGAAAAAAGATGCCATAGTTTCTTTCAAttcatatttttctctctttactaAGACGTATATACGGTAATCTTTGCCCCTGCAAGTTTTATCTGACGTATTGTTTGTTTGGTGTGCAGGAGGATTTGAGtaggaaggaagaaaaaaacgagaGGAAACGCAAATACAATGTGGAATACACCAACGATGTGACTCCAGAAGAGATGGAAGCTTACAGGATGAAGAGAGTTCACCACGATGATCCAATGAAAGATTTCCTCGGCTGATCAAGAAACTAACATTagtttctttccctttttcacCATATAACCTGAAGAAACCTTTGTTACAGTTTTCATTGTTAACAACACAAATTATGATTTAACAACACGTATCAAGTTGTGTTTATAAACTAATCTGAATAAACTAGTCAGAAGTTGTAGTATTTgtatgaccaaaaaaagaaaaaaagtaaatgtttctttttttacaaaaggACCCTCCAAGTTTGTTAAAAAGTGGAATTAAGactattaatttatcaattttctATTCCCGTCACCACTTAAAGTTTTTAACAAGAGAGGGGGGTTTTGAATCTTTTGCGCAACTCCAAATCGTCGCCGGCGAATAGAAACCCTAGATTTGATTCGCCGTCGGTTTTATCAAGCAATGTCGTTCGGTAATATGTTCTCTACCCCACAGCAACAGCAGACGTCTCAGCCGCTGTTTCAAACTCCGCAACAGACGTTTCAGCCGCAGCAGAGCGGTTCCTTCTTCTCGCAACCGccgcagcaacaacaacagcagcaaaCGTCGTTGTTTCAGCCGCAACAGTTCCAGCAGCAGCAAACGTCGTTGTTTCAGCCGCAACAGTTCcaccagcagcaacaacaacaacaacaactacagaatcagcagcagcagcagcaagtaCAGCAGTTGTATCTCTTCACCAACGATAAAGCTCCGGCCAATTACAGTACTAAGTGGGCCGATCTTCATCCCGATTCTCAGAAACTACTGCTTCAGATTGAGTacgcttctctctttttcttattaggATTTGCTTTAGAGCTTAATTGTTACAGTTCTTGTTTAGATTGTGAGAAATCTTGAAGAACGTGATGTTGCTAGTTGTTACTTCCCTAAATTCGATAACTTTTTAGAGTCTTTGATGCTATGGCTATTGAATCTTtatctgtagagagaagataTTGGAGCATAGAAGTGAAAGTCAGAGATTAGATCAGTGTAGTCGACTTTATGATTCTTCTGTATCCAGTGAAGGGTTCGAGTTTGATGCTAGCCGCATTGTTCAGGTTTGTGGATTATTCCAGTTTTTATTGCTTGCTTCCCATGTTCTTCTAGTTAGCTCAAGTTTTTGTATTAgagcttttgtgtgttttaacttTTGTAGGAGCTTGGTGGGATTAATACTGCCATGGACAGACAAAAAGCTGTTCTTCATGAGCTTATGATTGTTGCCAAAGATATGTTGCGTAATGCAGAGATTGCAGTTCGTTCTTTTATGATGCAACAGCCAAGATTCCCTCATTGGAAGCAAGGAGGAGGAGTTGTTACTGTTGGTTCTCAAACATCTCAGGGACAGGGAACAAATCCAGCTCCTGCTTCCGCTGGTCAACAACAAGCAGTTACTACAACGGTTCAAGTTTCTGAGTTTTACCGTGGGGTTCCGAAGAAACCCACTGTTTTTCTACAGCAAACTGTTGTTAGGTTTGAGAAGTATCTGAACGAGTGCCGCCAATGGGTTGAAGAGCTGGAGCAGTTGCTCGCCTTGGATTCTGACAAGTATAGTCGACATGCTTCCCTTTTAGAATCTCTTCCAAAAGTCATGTCTAATGTTCATGACTTCTTTGTTCATGTCGCTGCTAAGGTATACTGCTAATGAGTCTTTCTACCAAACCTCTAATGTACAAACCCTTTTTGAAATCTGTTTAACCTTCTATTGGTTTGAAATTTGTCTTGTTCAGGTAGAGAGTTTTCACCAATATATTGAATCAATGAGAACATCGTATCTTGCTGACCAGCGCCGAAGAGGAGAATGCCATGATCCGTTTCTTGAGGCTGATCGAAGGGAAACAGCAAAACAGGAAGCTGCTGCCAAAAGGGTCCACCCAACTCTGCATTTACCTGCTTCTACTGCGAGTACACAACCCTCAACACAGGTTGCTGGGTTGATTACGAGTTCAGCAACTCCTGGGGCTTCAAATGCTCCACAGCCATCTGCAGCTGTTACAACATCAAACCCTTCTTCAGGAGCTGGTTTTTCGTTTCCCAACACACCTGCTTCTGCACCTTCGTCTTCTCTCTTTGCTACACCATCTTCTGCTGCTCCTGTCTCGTCTTTGTTTGGACCATCCACTACTCCCGCACAGACGCCACTATTTGGCCCTTCCCCAGCTTCTACATTTAGTTCCGCTCCATCTTTGTTTGCCCAGACAACTCCATCACTTGGTGCTATGCCTTCACAATTTGCAGGTACAGATGTAGTGTCTGTTTCCCTAATTCTCATTTGATATAGGTAGAGTTG from the Camelina sativa cultivar DH55 chromosome 12, Cs, whole genome shotgun sequence genome contains:
- the LOC104729474 gene encoding cell division cycle-associated protein 7-like encodes the protein MPTLRTRAKPSIPTTNPNPTVGGGNQNVSSIYEKCREDRIKENLQRMKSLGIVDLSLKLKSDTRPVKRRYGCKSPRDTDTPPPPLQLSASTRRSSRLKNAAPVTYAEEPEKKRGKRSKDEIVMWVGEGVRPEIYTDEHEKLLGNTERIWELFVDGYDKDGKRIYDPVRGKTCHQCRQKTLGYHTKCSECIPSVRGQFCGDCLYMRYGEHVLEALENVNWICPVCRGICNCSFCRTRKGWLPTGAAYRKILKLGYKSVAHYLIQTNKQSETSEDDETDAAEDNQASAKRSLSFKEAKSSAEEDHLLLTITDGIQDVDNDEDGINKNPDSARKSLGFLSSGDNQTSVNDVQVLVGVKALDVNEMDPGTPVIDIEAQCKGNRENISKRKLAVEPNPNSIGGRLRQRRKSQV
- the LOC104733109 gene encoding pre-mRNA-splicing factor SLU7-A-like, which gives rise to MATASVAFKSREDHRKQIELEEARKAGLAPAEVDEDGKEINPHIPQYMSSAPWYLKSEKPSLKHQKNWKVDSVGNKKIWYDRGAKIHQAEKYRKGACQNCGAMTHDVKACMDRPRKIGAKYTNMHIAPDEKIESFELDYDGKRDRWNGYDPSSYRHVVASYEAKDEARKKYLKEQKLKKLEEKINKNGCDGDATSDGEEEDDELRVDEAKVDESKQTDFAKVEKRVRTTGGGSTGTVRNLRIREDPAKYLLNLDLNSAHYDPKTRSMREDPLPDADPNDKFYLGDNHYRNSGQALDFKQLNVHSWEAFDKGQDMNMQAAPSQAELLYRNFKAGKDKLKSQTKQTIMEKYGDAATRDEIPMELLLGQTEKQVEYDRAGRVIKGQEVVVIPKSKYEEDVLTNNHTSVWGSWWKDHQWGYKCCQQTIRNSYCTGSAGIEAAEASLDLMKANIARKEASEESPKKVEEKRMASWGTDTPEDLELNEEALANALRKEDLSRKEEKNERKRKYNVEYTNDVTPEEMEAYRMKRVHHDDPMKDFLG
- the LOC104729477 gene encoding nuclear pore complex protein NUP58-like isoform X2, which gives rise to MSFGNMFSTPQQQQTSQPLFQTPQQTFQPQQSGSFFSQPPQQQQQQQTSLFQPQQFQQQQTSLFQPQQFHQQQQQQQQLQNQQQQQQVQQLYLFTNDKAPANYSTKWADLHPDSQKLLLQIEEKILEHRSESQRLDQCSRLYDSSVSSEGFEFDASRIVQELGGINTAMDRQKAVLHELMIVAKDMLRNAEIAVRSFMMQQPRFPHWKQGGGVVTVGSQTSQGQGTNPAPASAGQQQAVTTTVQVSEFYRGVPKKPTVFLQQTVVRFEKYLNECRQWVEELEQLLALDSDKYSRHASLLESLPKVMSNVHDFFVHVAAKVESFHQYIESMRTSYLADQRRRGECHDPFLEADRRETAKQEAAAKRVHPTLHLPASTASTQPSTQVAGLITSSATPGASNAPQPSAAVTTSNPSSGAGFSFPNTPASAPSSSLFATPSSAAPVSSLFGPSTTPAQTPLFGPSPASTFSSAPSLFAQTTPSLGAMPSQFAGSGASFNSMTKSSRPKSRTTRR
- the LOC104729477 gene encoding nuclear pore complex protein NUP58-like isoform X1, whose amino-acid sequence is MSFGNMFSTPQQQQTSQPLFQTPQQTFQPQQSGSFFSQPPQQQQQQQTSLFQPQQFQQQQTSLFQPQQFHQQQQQQQQLQNQQQQQQVQQLYLFTNDKAPANYSTKWADLHPDSQKLLLQIEEKILEHRSESQRLDQCSRLYDSSVSSEGFEFDASRIVQELGGINTAMDRQKAVLHELMIVAKDMLRNAEIAVRSFMMQQPRFPHWKQGGGVVTVGSQTSQGQGTNPAPASAGQQQAVTTTVQVSEFYRGVPKKPTVFLQQTVVRFEKYLNECRQWVEELEQLLALDSDKYSRHASLLESLPKVMSNVHDFFVHVAAKVESFHQYIESMRTSYLADQRRRGECHDPFLEADRRETAKQEAAAKRVHPTLHLPASTASTQPSTQVAGLITSSATPGASNAPQPSAAVTTSNPSSGAGFSFPNTPASAPSSSLFATPSSAAPVSSLFGPSTTPAQTPLFGPSPASTFSSAPSLFAQTTPSLGAMPSQFAGTTGSGASFNSMTKSSRPKSRTTRR